The genomic DNA CCTGTTCGCCGCCCAATCTCGCTGCAGGTAAGCCCCTGATTTCGAAGCGCATGGATGGTGGTGAAAATCTCTTCCCGAGACGTCCTGTGCGCAAGGCGGGACTTCAGAAGGCTTCCCTCTGCGGTGATATTGTCGGCGTCGGACAGCAGCGCCCTGCCGGTCGCACGGCCGTGAAGGTTCATCTGCTCCTCGATAGCCTGCCGCAGGTTCTGCACGATATGAAACCGGTCGGCGACCTGTTCCGCTTGCGGCGCGCCTTGCCGGGCAGCCTGGGCGTAGAGACCGCAGCGATCTCTGCTGATCACTTCCACCTCGGGATGTCGTTTCAGCCAGTCGGTGCAGGTGACCACATCACGGTCTTCGAGAACATCGATGACCGCGCGACGCTCCAGATCGACGATGATCGTGCCGTAGGTCTGCGACTTCCGCCAGCTCCAGTCGTCGATCCCGATGACGGTCGGCGGCTCGGCAGTGTCTTGAGCACGGTTCTTCAGCTGCCTAAGCACCGTGTCATCACTGACCCCAAGGCCCAAGCGGTGCAAGAGCCGCTCGGCAGGCCGCCCGCCGGTCGCGTGCCCAAGATGGCTGACAATTTCCCCGACACGCGAAGTGCGCCGCGCAAAAGGACGCGCAATCGAGCCGATCTGGTCCGAGAAAGTCCGGCGCGGGCAGGCGGGTGCCAAACATCGCCAACGGCAAACCCAGAGGGTTACCGTAACCCCGTCACCATGGGCGGGATAATCCTGCAGCCGGCACCATCGATCTGCATATCCGCCCTCGCGCCCTCCACCCAGGGCCCGCGCCAGAACCACAATCCCCATAGCGCCATTCACCTCGCGGGTTCGCTCAATTCGGCTTCAATGAGGTCCGCCGGTACCCGTGCGGCGGCATCGGCGTTGCGCCCGCGAACCTCACAGAACCCTCCAGATTCCCATATTGAGCGCGAAGTGATTCAAGGTTGCCAAATGGAGGTGACCTTGATCCGCATGACCTTGACCGATCCGCAATGGGCGCTCATCGGCCCGCACTGCCTTGGCCGGGAATGTGATCCCGGTCGCACGGGCCCTGACCCTCGGCTCTTCGTCGAGGCGGTGCTGTGGATCGCCCGGACGGGCTGTCCGTGGCGTGACCTGCCTGAGGAGTTCGGTAAATGGAACTCGGTGTTCAAGCGGTTCCGCAGATGGGTTAAGGCGGATGCTTTCTACAGGATATTCAGAGCCTTGGCCGAAGACACCGACTTCGAATACGCCATGATCGACGGCA from Paracoccus aerodenitrificans includes the following:
- a CDS encoding ISL3 family transposase; this encodes MGIVVLARALGGGREGGYADRWCRLQDYPAHGDGVTVTLWVCRWRCLAPACPRRTFSDQIGSIARPFARRTSRVGEIVSHLGHATGGRPAERLLHRLGLGVSDDTVLRQLKNRAQDTAEPPTVIGIDDWSWRKSQTYGTIIVDLERRAVIDVLEDRDVVTCTDWLKRHPEVEVISRDRCGLYAQAARQGAPQAEQVADRFHIVQNLRQAIEEQMNLHGRATGRALLSDADNITAEGSLLKSRLAHRTSREEIFTTIHALRNQGLTCSEIGRRTGFPRRSIAKWLQFETPPDRRRAALKPTSPWYFEEFLSQSWKGGIRTGSALFRLIRERGYEGSPTHLQRLLAGWRRAEKQAKGPALEHQILEPVRDPETGHAISPVIAAALCIKPRGKLTPDQARKVDALKAGSPAFATMRCLVMRFNGILRGREADPLPAWIDDAIETDLAPIVRFARTLNRDFDAVKNAIEMPWSNGQAEGQINRLKTLKRAMYGRAGPELLRARMLPLRHTD